The following proteins are co-located in the Rhodobium gokarnense genome:
- the recG gene encoding ATP-dependent DNA helicase RecG codes for MRPELLNPLYRTLQSLEGIGPKLEKTLTKLLVGSGAEREARLLDLVFHLPAAAIDRSLQPGIAKAPEGAIVTLKTWVDRHQPTPRHSRAPYKVFCHDDTGEIALVFFHAKEDWLQRQLPVGETRYVSGKVEWFNGQAQIVHPDHIVAEADFADLPLIEPVYPMTAGLSPKTLRRVIDEAVGLVPDLPEWQDAAWLKRQKWPGFAEALDTVHHPEAASDIDPATPAWSRLAFDEILAGQLALALVRKHMRKTAGSARTGDGSIREKILAALPFSLTDGQRQAVAEIEEDLAQPKRMLRLLQGDVGSGKTVVALMAAAAVAEAGGQTAMMAPTELLARQHLKTITPLAEAAGLTVAGLTGRDKGKERRAVEAALAAGEIDIVVGTHALFQSATAFKNLALAIVDEQHRFGVHQRLALTAKGSGTDVLVMTATPIPRTLVLTYFGDMDVSRLLEKPAGRKPVKTSSIALERMGEVLDGLQRALADGAKVYWVCPLVEESEALDAAAAEDRFATLRAEFGDIVGLVHGRMKAAEKDAAMADFQSGRTKILVSTTVIEVGVDVPDATIMVIEHAERFGLAQLHQLRGRVGRGDKPSTCLLLYKGPLSETAHARLAIMRETEDGFRIAEEDLKLRGEGEVLGTRQSGTPGFKVARIEAHGHLLEAARDDARLILETDPELAGARGEALRILLYLFGRDEAVRLLRAG; via the coding sequence ATGCGCCCCGAACTTCTGAACCCGCTCTACCGCACGCTGCAAAGCCTTGAGGGCATCGGCCCGAAGCTGGAAAAGACGCTGACGAAGCTCCTCGTCGGCTCGGGCGCGGAGCGCGAGGCGCGCCTCCTCGACCTCGTCTTCCACCTGCCAGCCGCCGCCATCGACCGCAGCCTGCAGCCGGGCATCGCCAAAGCCCCCGAAGGCGCCATCGTCACGCTGAAGACCTGGGTCGACCGGCACCAGCCGACGCCGCGCCATTCCCGCGCGCCCTACAAGGTCTTTTGCCACGACGACACCGGCGAGATCGCCCTCGTCTTCTTCCACGCCAAGGAGGACTGGCTGCAACGCCAACTCCCCGTCGGCGAGACCCGTTATGTGAGCGGCAAGGTGGAGTGGTTCAACGGCCAGGCGCAGATCGTCCATCCGGACCATATCGTTGCCGAGGCCGATTTCGCCGACCTGCCGCTGATCGAGCCGGTCTATCCGATGACGGCGGGGCTGTCGCCGAAGACGCTGAGGCGCGTCATCGACGAGGCGGTCGGCCTCGTGCCCGACCTGCCGGAATGGCAGGATGCGGCGTGGCTGAAGCGCCAGAAATGGCCGGGCTTTGCGGAAGCTCTCGATACGGTCCACCACCCGGAGGCGGCGAGCGACATCGATCCGGCAACGCCGGCCTGGTCGCGGCTCGCCTTCGACGAGATATTGGCCGGGCAATTGGCGCTCGCCCTCGTCAGAAAACATATGCGCAAGACCGCCGGCTCGGCCCGCACCGGCGACGGAAGTATCCGGGAAAAAATCCTGGCCGCCCTGCCCTTTTCGCTCACCGACGGCCAGCGGCAGGCGGTGGCGGAAATCGAGGAAGACTTGGCGCAGCCGAAGCGCATGCTGCGGCTGCTGCAGGGCGATGTGGGCTCCGGCAAGACGGTTGTCGCGCTGATGGCGGCGGCGGCCGTTGCCGAGGCCGGCGGCCAGACGGCGATGATGGCGCCGACCGAACTGCTGGCCCGCCAGCACCTGAAGACCATCACGCCGCTCGCCGAGGCCGCGGGTCTGACGGTCGCCGGGCTGACCGGCCGCGACAAGGGCAAGGAGCGACGGGCCGTGGAGGCGGCGCTGGCCGCCGGCGAGATCGACATCGTCGTCGGCACCCATGCCCTTTTCCAGTCGGCGACCGCCTTCAAGAACCTCGCCTTGGCCATCGTCGACGAACAGCACCGCTTCGGCGTCCACCAGCGGCTGGCTTTGACGGCGAAAGGCTCCGGCACTGACGTCCTCGTCATGACGGCAACGCCGATCCCGCGCACGCTGGTGCTGACCTATTTCGGCGACATGGACGTCTCGCGGCTGCTGGAAAAGCCGGCCGGCCGCAAGCCGGTGAAGACGTCGAGCATCGCGCTGGAGCGGATGGGAGAGGTTCTCGACGGCCTCCAGCGGGCCCTCGCCGACGGCGCAAAGGTCTATTGGGTCTGTCCGCTGGTGGAGGAGTCCGAGGCGCTCGATGCCGCCGCCGCCGAGGACCGGTTTGCGACGCTCCGGGCGGAATTCGGCGACATCGTCGGCCTCGTCCACGGCCGCATGAAGGCGGCCGAGAAGGACGCGGCGATGGCCGACTTCCAGTCGGGGCGCACGAAGATCCTCGTTTCCACCACCGTCATCGAGGTCGGCGTCGACGTGCCCGATGCCACCATCATGGTGATCGAGCACGCCGAGCGCTTCGGCCTTGCCCAGCTCCACCAGCTCCGCGGCCGCGTCGGGCGCGGCGACAAGCCCTCCACCTGCCTCCTCCTCTACAAGGGTCCCTTGAGCGAGACGGCCCATGCGCGGCTCGCCATCATGCGCGAGACAGAGGACGGGTTCCGCATCGCGGAAGAAGACCTGAAGCTGCGCGGCGAAGGCGAAGTTCTGGGCACCCGCCAGAGCGGCACGCCGGGGTTCAAAGTCGCCCGCATCGAGGCCCACGGCCATCTGCTGGAAGCCGCCCGCGACGACGCGCGGTTGATCCTGGAGACCGATCCGGAGCTGGCAGGGGCGCGGGGGGAAGCGCTGAGGATTCTGTTGTATTTGTTCGGGCGGGACGAAGCGGTGCGGTTGCTGCGGGCTGGGTGA
- the eno gene encoding phosphopyruvate hydratase: protein MTAIIDILGREILDSRGNPTVEVDVVLEDGSMGRAAVPSGASTGAHEAVELRDGDERYFGKGVTKAVDAVNNDIYDAVTGLDAEDQIRIDDVMCELDGTDNKGRFGANAILGVSLAVAKAAAQASGLPLYKYVGGASARTLPVPMMNIVNGGVHADNPIDFQEFMIMPVGMDTFAEGLRAGAEIFHTLKKALKDAGHNTNVGDEGGFAPNLGSAQEALDFVMKAIETAGYKPGEDIFLALDPASSEFFKDGKYHLDGEGKILGPEEMAAVYADLVGKYPIISIEDGMAEDDWEGWTAITEAIGDRCQLVGDDLFVTNVTRLKQGIDRGVANSILIKVNQIGSLTETLQAVEMAHKNAYTAVMSHRSGETEDNTIADLAVATNCGQIKTGSLARSDRLAKYNQLLRIEEELDTQAVYAGRSILRG from the coding sequence ATGACCGCAATCATCGATATTCTGGGACGTGAAATTCTTGATAGCCGCGGCAATCCGACGGTCGAGGTCGATGTCGTGCTGGAGGACGGCTCCATGGGCCGCGCGGCGGTACCGTCCGGCGCCTCCACCGGCGCCCACGAGGCGGTCGAGCTGCGCGACGGCGACGAGCGCTATTTCGGCAAGGGCGTGACCAAGGCGGTGGACGCCGTCAACAACGACATCTACGACGCCGTCACCGGCCTCGATGCCGAAGACCAGATCCGCATCGACGACGTTATGTGCGAGCTCGACGGCACGGACAACAAGGGCCGCTTCGGCGCCAACGCCATCCTCGGCGTCTCGCTCGCCGTCGCCAAGGCCGCCGCCCAGGCCTCCGGCCTGCCGCTCTACAAATATGTCGGCGGCGCCTCGGCTCGCACCCTGCCGGTGCCGATGATGAACATCGTCAATGGCGGCGTCCATGCCGACAACCCGATCGACTTCCAGGAATTCATGATCATGCCGGTCGGCATGGACACCTTCGCGGAGGGCCTGCGCGCCGGCGCGGAGATCTTCCACACCCTGAAGAAGGCCCTGAAGGACGCCGGCCACAACACCAATGTCGGCGACGAGGGCGGCTTCGCCCCCAATCTCGGCTCGGCCCAGGAAGCCCTCGACTTCGTCATGAAGGCGATCGAGACCGCCGGCTACAAGCCCGGCGAGGACATCTTCCTCGCCCTCGACCCGGCATCGTCCGAGTTCTTCAAGGACGGTAAGTACCACCTCGACGGCGAAGGCAAGATCCTCGGGCCGGAGGAGATGGCCGCCGTCTATGCCGATCTCGTCGGCAAATATCCGATCATCTCCATCGAGGACGGCATGGCCGAGGACGACTGGGAGGGCTGGACCGCCATCACCGAGGCGATCGGCGACCGCTGCCAGCTCGTCGGCGACGACCTGTTCGTCACCAACGTCACGCGCCTGAAGCAGGGCATCGACCGTGGCGTCGCCAACTCCATCCTCATCAAGGTCAACCAGATCGGCTCGCTGACCGAGACCCTGCAGGCCGTCGAGATGGCCCACAAGAACGCCTACACGGCGGTCATGTCCCACCGCTCCGGCGAGACCGAGGACAACACCATCGCCGACCTTGCGGTGGCCACCAATTGCGGCCAGATCAAAACGGGCTCGCTCGCCCGCTCCGACCGGCTGGCCAAGTACAATCAGCTGCTCCGGATCGAGGAAGAGCTGGATACGCAGGCGGTCTATGCCGGGCGGTCGATCCTCAGGGGGTGA
- a CDS encoding DsbA family oxidoreductase codes for MTDEELKKSVLPIDVVSDVMCPWCFIGKRRLGYALEKAADVPVLVRWRPFQLDATLPPEGKDYRRYHEDKFGSAEKVDALRARVTEAGRAEGLDFRLDAIPKAPNTLNAHRLIRWAGPVGVQNKLVELLFSLYFLEGADLTDDAVLAEAADACGMAKDRALELLKTDQDVEAVKTEIAVAQRMGINSVPTFLIANRYAVVGAQEPDVLAQAIREAWVERSEEAEFAVPSGT; via the coding sequence ATGACCGACGAAGAGCTGAAAAAATCCGTTCTGCCGATCGACGTCGTCTCCGACGTCATGTGCCCCTGGTGCTTCATCGGCAAGCGGCGGCTTGGATACGCGCTTGAAAAGGCGGCCGACGTCCCGGTGCTCGTGCGCTGGCGCCCGTTCCAGCTCGACGCCACCCTGCCGCCGGAGGGCAAGGACTACCGGCGCTACCATGAGGACAAGTTCGGCTCGGCCGAAAAGGTCGATGCGCTGCGCGCCCGCGTTACCGAGGCGGGCCGCGCCGAAGGCCTCGACTTCCGGCTCGACGCCATCCCGAAGGCCCCCAACACCCTCAACGCCCACCGGCTGATCCGCTGGGCCGGCCCGGTCGGCGTCCAGAACAAGCTGGTGGAACTGTTGTTCTCGCTCTACTTCCTGGAAGGCGCCGACCTCACCGACGACGCGGTGCTGGCCGAGGCGGCAGATGCCTGCGGCATGGCGAAGGACCGGGCACTGGAGCTCTTGAAAACCGACCAGGATGTCGAGGCCGTCAAGACCGAGATCGCCGTCGCCCAACGCATGGGCATCAATTCGGTCCCCACCTTCCTGATCGCCAACCGCTACGCCGTCGTCGGCGCCCAGGAGCCCGATGTGCTTGCCCAGGCGATCCGCGAGGCCTGGGTCGAGCGCTCGGAAGAAGCCGAATTCGCGGTGCCTTCCGGCACCTGA
- a CDS encoding glycosyltransferase family 4 protein — MNEQIGLTDLTPSTDTTRPLVLFDISRLISRVKRAAPTGIDRVELAFANWVMREVDADVRFVAVTGGEIRAVTDVLARRLIRWISRSWAGAGTPVNAREILEVARFLNATWEPNVERPVRQLPEKPVVFTGEEPVVAQGEDGADPRGPSGFGLANPVRLWARRRVRRIVLNAEQRGARVIYINVSHHHLEKRRLFAQLRNLGNVHITFLIHDVIPLDFPEYCREGDAEKHQKRVRTVADFADTVIVNSHDTGRRLRDHIDGRPINVVPAHLGLEPQFGRRKPLGRLIGADPYFVIVSTIEARKNHLFLLKVWRKIVEEHGERAPKLIVVGRRGWEAEAAIDMLERCRSIKGHVLESSNLTDDELVALLNGARAALMPSFAEGFGLPIAEALTLGVPVIASDIPALVEVGQGIPEHLDPLDGIGWRQVILDYADPESPRRATQMERVARFQRYGWDKHFEAVGAALQLAAKAD; from the coding sequence ATGAACGAACAAATCGGTCTGACCGATCTGACCCCGAGCACCGATACGACCCGGCCGCTGGTGCTGTTCGACATCTCGCGGCTGATCTCGCGCGTGAAGCGCGCTGCGCCCACCGGCATCGACCGCGTCGAACTCGCCTTCGCCAACTGGGTCATGCGCGAGGTCGACGCCGACGTGCGCTTCGTCGCCGTCACCGGCGGCGAGATCCGCGCCGTCACCGACGTGCTCGCCCGCCGCCTCATTCGCTGGATTTCCCGCAGTTGGGCCGGCGCCGGTACGCCGGTCAACGCCCGCGAGATCCTCGAGGTCGCCCGCTTCCTCAATGCCACCTGGGAGCCCAATGTCGAGCGGCCGGTCCGGCAATTGCCGGAAAAGCCGGTCGTCTTCACCGGCGAGGAGCCGGTCGTTGCCCAGGGTGAGGACGGCGCCGACCCGCGCGGGCCCTCCGGCTTCGGCCTTGCCAATCCGGTCCGGCTCTGGGCAAGGCGCCGGGTGCGCCGCATCGTGCTCAACGCCGAGCAGCGTGGCGCCCGCGTAATCTACATCAACGTCTCGCACCATCACCTTGAAAAGAGACGCCTTTTCGCGCAGCTCCGGAACCTCGGAAACGTCCATATCACGTTCCTGATCCACGACGTCATCCCGCTCGATTTTCCCGAATATTGCCGCGAGGGCGATGCCGAGAAGCACCAGAAGCGCGTGCGCACGGTCGCCGACTTCGCCGATACCGTGATCGTCAATTCCCACGACACCGGCCGGCGCCTGCGCGACCATATCGACGGGCGGCCGATCAACGTCGTGCCGGCCCATCTCGGCCTGGAGCCGCAGTTCGGCCGCCGCAAGCCGCTCGGCCGGCTGATCGGCGCCGATCCCTATTTCGTCATCGTCTCGACCATCGAGGCGCGCAAGAACCACCTGTTCCTCTTGAAGGTCTGGCGCAAGATCGTCGAGGAGCACGGCGAGAGGGCGCCGAAGCTCATCGTCGTCGGCCGCCGCGGCTGGGAGGCCGAGGCGGCGATCGACATGCTGGAGCGATGCCGCAGCATCAAGGGGCATGTGCTGGAATCCTCCAACCTCACCGACGACGAGCTGGTCGCGCTCCTTAACGGCGCCAGAGCCGCCCTGATGCCGTCCTTTGCCGAGGGCTTCGGCCTGCCGATCGCCGAGGCGCTGACCCTCGGCGTCCCGGTGATCGCCTCCGACATTCCGGCGCTGGTCGAGGTCGGGCAGGGGATTCCCGAGCACCTCGACCCGCTCGACGGCATCGGCTGGCGCCAGGTCATCCTCGACTATGCCGACCCGGAATCGCCCCGCCGCGCCACCCAGATGGAGCGCGTCGCGCGCTTCCAGCGCTATGGCTGGGACAAGCATTTCGAGGCGGTGGGCGCAGCCCTGCAACTCGCCGCCAAAGCCGACTGA
- the kdsA gene encoding 3-deoxy-8-phosphooctulonate synthase has translation MSSPNSTVAAGNVRFSNSLPLGIIAGPCQMESRDHALEMAAALKEISEKVGIGLVFKTSFDKANRTSISGKRGVGLKDAMPVFAEIRERYGLPVLTDVHEAGQCAPVAEVVDILQIPAFLCRQTDLLIAAARTGAVVNVKKGQFLAPWDMANVLTKVTESGNPNVLLTERGASFGYNTLVTDMRGLPIMAATGAPVIFDATHSVQQPGGKGTASGGQREFVPVLARAAVAIGIAGVFIETHDDPDNAPSDGPNMVPLGEMEALLTLLKRFDEVAKANPVALD, from the coding sequence ATGAGCAGCCCCAACAGCACCGTTGCCGCCGGCAATGTCCGCTTTTCCAACAGCCTGCCGCTCGGCATCATCGCCGGGCCGTGCCAGATGGAAAGTCGTGATCACGCCCTGGAGATGGCCGCGGCGCTGAAGGAGATTTCCGAAAAGGTCGGCATCGGCCTCGTCTTCAAGACCTCCTTCGACAAGGCCAACCGGACCAGCATCTCCGGCAAGCGCGGCGTCGGACTCAAGGATGCCATGCCGGTCTTCGCGGAGATCCGCGAGCGCTATGGCCTGCCGGTGCTGACCGACGTGCACGAGGCCGGCCAGTGCGCGCCCGTCGCCGAGGTGGTCGACATCCTGCAGATCCCGGCCTTCCTCTGCCGCCAGACCGACCTTCTGATCGCCGCGGCCAGGACCGGTGCCGTCGTCAACGTCAAGAAGGGCCAGTTCCTCGCCCCCTGGGACATGGCGAACGTGCTGACCAAGGTGACGGAGTCCGGCAATCCGAACGTGCTCCTGACCGAGCGCGGCGCCAGCTTCGGCTACAACACCCTCGTCACCGACATGCGCGGCCTGCCGATCATGGCCGCGACCGGCGCGCCGGTCATCTTCGACGCCACCCATTCCGTGCAGCAGCCCGGCGGCAAGGGCACGGCCTCCGGCGGCCAGCGTGAATTCGTGCCGGTGCTCGCCCGCGCTGCCGTTGCCATCGGCATCGCCGGCGTCTTCATCGAGACCCATGACGACCCGGACAACGCGCCGTCCGATGGGCCGAACATGGTGCCGCTCGGCGAAATGGAGGCCCTGCTCACGTTGCTGAAGCGCTTCGACGAGGTCGCCAAGGCCAATCCGGTGGCGCTCGACTGA
- a CDS encoding GIY-YIG nuclease family protein yields MTGGWVYIVTNRKHGTLYVGVTSDIRRRAVEHREGAFDSFTKKHALHRLVWMEPHETMPEAIRREKSLKRWQRAWKIQLIEQRNPDWDDLFETLNS; encoded by the coding sequence ATGACGGGCGGCTGGGTCTACATTGTCACGAACCGCAAGCACGGAACGCTCTATGTGGGCGTCACAAGTGACATTCGCCGCCGAGCGGTCGAACACCGCGAGGGAGCATTCGACAGCTTCACCAAAAAACACGCGTTGCACCGGCTCGTCTGGATGGAACCGCACGAGACAATGCCAGAGGCGATCCGGCGCGAGAAATCGCTCAAGCGCTGGCAGCGTGCCTGGAAAATCCAGTTGATCGAGCAAAGAAACCCCGACTGGGACGATCTCTTTGAGACGCTGAATAGCTGA
- the mfd gene encoding transcription-repair coupling factor — protein MVAARLTMAGFGKGKGPALAFVVRDGGRMAAIADAIGFFAPSVEPLILPAWDCLPYDRVSPNAGVSARRMATLARLAHMEATERPVILLTTANALLQRLPPRDWVAGQSLTIAPGNRVDMSDLTRWLESNGFQRSPTVREAGEYAVRGGIVDLYAAGTDAPLRLDFFGDTLESIRPFDPETQRSTGQNRRIDLVPTNEIVLNEETVARFRQAYRSEFGGNTQNDMLYQAVSEGRRYPGMEHWLPLFYERLDTLDAYLGDAPVLFDALIDDVVHERHEQIEDHYQARREAQEKSADGAAAPYKPLHPDTLYLTEEAYKSFLADRNTAKMTPFGAPEEKAGIVNIGGRVGRSFAAERASGDVNVFDALVTHVRALLKKPKRVVVASWSEGARDRLQNVLADHGLERVERVGDWQAVEALPKDVVALVVLGVETGFETGDFAVIGEQDVLGDRLVRSRRKSRRAQDFLSDVTSLAEGDLVVHVDHGIGRFVGLKTIEAAGAPHDCLDIRYHGDDKLYLPVENIELLTRYGSEETEVQLDRLGGGAWQARKARMKARIREIADGLIKTAAARAMKTAEVINAPEGLSDEFAAKFPYEETEDQLGAIEAVLEDLGSGRPADRLVCGDVGFGKTEVALRAAFAVAMSGRQVAVIVPTTLLSRQHFKTFQERFRGLPLEVAQASRLVGTKEMSRVKAGLTDGTVDIVVGTHALLGKAIKFRNLGLLIVDEEQHFGVKHKERLKELKTDVHVLTLTATPIPRTLQLALSGVREMSIIATPPVDRLAVRTFISPFDPLVVREALLRERYRGGQSFYVCPRISDLGEIKTFLDENVPEVKVAVAHGQMTPGVLEDIMTAFYEGRYDVLLSTTIVESGLDIPTANTLIVHRADMFGLAQLYQLRGRVGRSKVRAYSLFTVPADRKLTPAAERRLKVLESLDTLGAGFQLASHDLDIRGAGNLVGEEQSGHIREVGYELYQQMLEEAVASQRAGGEEELEDHWSPQISVGTPVMIPESYVPDLQLRLNLYRRLGDLGEASEIDAFGAEMIDRFGPMPDEVEHLLKIMFIKGLCRKANVEKIDAGPKGVVVSFRKGEFENPAGLVRYITEQGALAKIRPDQRVFFSRDWPGPDDRLKGAATILTKLARLADDARKAA, from the coding sequence ATGGTCGCCGCAAGGCTGACCATGGCCGGCTTCGGCAAGGGCAAAGGTCCGGCGCTCGCCTTCGTCGTCCGCGACGGCGGCCGCATGGCGGCGATCGCCGATGCCATCGGCTTTTTCGCGCCCTCCGTCGAACCCCTCATCCTGCCGGCCTGGGACTGCCTTCCCTACGACCGGGTCTCGCCCAATGCCGGCGTCTCGGCAAGGCGCATGGCAACGCTCGCCCGGCTCGCCCACATGGAGGCGACAGAAAGGCCCGTCATCCTGTTGACGACGGCGAACGCACTCTTGCAGCGCCTGCCGCCGCGCGACTGGGTCGCCGGCCAGAGCCTCACCATTGCGCCCGGCAACCGGGTCGACATGTCGGACCTGACGCGCTGGCTGGAATCGAACGGCTTCCAGCGGTCGCCCACCGTGCGCGAGGCCGGCGAATACGCGGTCCGCGGCGGCATCGTCGACCTCTATGCCGCCGGCACCGACGCGCCGCTCCGCCTCGACTTCTTCGGCGATACGCTGGAATCGATCCGCCCGTTCGACCCGGAAACCCAGCGCTCGACCGGCCAGAACCGGCGCATCGACCTGGTGCCGACCAACGAGATCGTCCTCAACGAGGAGACGGTCGCCCGCTTCCGCCAGGCCTACCGGTCGGAGTTCGGCGGCAACACCCAGAACGACATGCTCTACCAGGCGGTCAGCGAGGGCCGGCGCTATCCCGGCATGGAACACTGGCTGCCGCTGTTCTACGAGCGGCTCGACACGCTCGACGCTTATCTCGGCGACGCCCCGGTGCTGTTCGATGCCCTCATCGACGACGTCGTCCACGAGCGCCACGAGCAGATCGAGGATCACTACCAGGCCCGCCGCGAGGCGCAGGAAAAAAGCGCCGACGGCGCCGCCGCGCCCTATAAGCCGCTCCACCCGGACACCCTCTACCTGACCGAGGAGGCCTACAAATCGTTCCTCGCCGACCGCAATACGGCGAAGATGACGCCCTTCGGCGCGCCGGAGGAAAAGGCGGGGATCGTCAATATCGGCGGCCGGGTCGGCCGCTCGTTCGCCGCGGAGCGGGCGAGCGGAGACGTCAATGTCTTCGATGCCCTCGTCACCCATGTTCGCGCGCTGTTAAAGAAGCCGAAGCGCGTCGTCGTCGCCTCCTGGTCGGAGGGCGCGCGGGACCGCCTGCAGAACGTCCTTGCCGACCACGGCCTTGAGCGCGTGGAGCGGGTCGGCGACTGGCAGGCCGTGGAGGCGCTGCCGAAGGATGTGGTGGCGCTCGTCGTCCTCGGCGTCGAGACCGGCTTCGAGACCGGCGACTTCGCCGTCATCGGCGAGCAGGACGTGCTCGGCGACCGGCTGGTGCGCTCGCGCCGCAAGTCGCGCCGGGCCCAGGATTTCCTCTCCGATGTGACGAGCCTTGCGGAAGGCGACCTCGTCGTGCATGTCGACCACGGCATCGGCCGTTTCGTCGGCCTGAAGACCATCGAGGCCGCCGGCGCCCCGCACGACTGCCTCGACATCCGCTACCACGGCGACGACAAGCTCTACCTGCCGGTGGAGAACATCGAGCTTCTGACCCGCTACGGCTCGGAGGAGACCGAAGTCCAGCTCGACCGCCTCGGCGGCGGCGCCTGGCAGGCCCGCAAGGCGCGCATGAAGGCGCGCATCCGCGAGATCGCCGACGGCCTCATCAAGACCGCCGCCGCCCGCGCCATGAAGACCGCCGAGGTCATCAACGCGCCGGAGGGGCTCTCCGACGAGTTCGCGGCGAAATTCCCCTACGAAGAAACGGAAGACCAGCTCGGCGCCATCGAGGCGGTGCTGGAGGATCTCGGCTCTGGTCGCCCGGCCGACCGCCTCGTCTGCGGAGATGTCGGCTTCGGCAAGACCGAGGTGGCGCTGAGGGCCGCCTTCGCCGTCGCCATGTCCGGGCGCCAGGTCGCCGTCATTGTGCCGACGACGCTTCTGTCGCGCCAGCACTTCAAGACCTTCCAGGAGCGGTTCCGGGGACTTCCGCTTGAGGTGGCGCAGGCCTCGCGCCTTGTCGGCACCAAGGAGATGTCGCGGGTCAAGGCCGGCCTCACCGACGGCACCGTCGACATCGTCGTCGGCACCCACGCGCTCCTCGGCAAGGCCATCAAATTCCGCAATCTGGGGCTCCTCATCGTCGACGAGGAGCAGCATTTCGGCGTCAAGCACAAGGAGCGGCTGAAGGAGCTGAAGACCGACGTCCACGTCCTGACGCTGACGGCGACGCCGATCCCGCGCACCCTGCAACTGGCCCTGTCGGGCGTGCGCGAAATGTCGATCATCGCCACCCCGCCGGTCGACCGGCTGGCCGTGCGCACCTTCATCTCCCCCTTCGATCCGCTGGTGGTGCGCGAGGCCTTGCTGCGCGAGCGCTACCGCGGCGGCCAGTCCTTCTATGTCTGCCCGCGCATTTCCGATCTTGGCGAGATCAAGACCTTCCTCGACGAGAACGTGCCGGAGGTGAAGGTCGCGGTCGCCCACGGCCAGATGACGCCGGGGGTACTGGAGGACATCATGACGGCCTTCTATGAGGGCCGCTACGACGTGCTGCTGTCCACCACCATCGTGGAATCCGGCCTCGACATCCCGACGGCGAACACGCTCATCGTCCACCGCGCGGACATGTTCGGCCTTGCCCAGCTCTACCAGCTCCGCGGCCGGGTGGGGCGGTCGAAGGTGAGGGCCTATTCGCTGTTCACCGTGCCGGCCGACCGCAAGCTGACGCCGGCGGCAGAGCGCCGGCTGAAGGTGCTGGAATCCCTGGACACCCTCGGTGCCGGTTTCCAACTCGCCAGCCACGACCTCGACATCCGCGGCGCCGGCAACCTCGTCGGCGAGGAGCAGTCCGGCCATATCCGCGAGGTCGGCTACGAGCTTTACCAGCAGATGCTGGAAGAGGCCGTCGCCAGCCAGCGCGCCGGCGGCGAGGAGGAGCTGGAGGACCACTGGTCGCCGCAGATCTCCGTCGGCACCCCGGTGATGATCCCGGAGAGCTATGTCCCCGACCTGCAATTGCGCCTGAACCTTTACCGCCGTCTCGGCGATCTCGGCGAGGCGAGCGAGATCGATGCCTTCGGCGCCGAGATGATCGACCGCTTCGGGCCCATGCCCGACGAGGTCGAGCACCTGCTAAAGATCATGTTCATCAAGGGCTTGTGCCGGAAAGCGAATGTGGAAAAGATTGACGCGGGCCCGAAGGGCGTCGTCGTCTCCTTCCGCAAGGGCGAGTTCGAGAACCCGGCAGGCCTCGTCCGCTACATCACCGAGCAGGGCGCGCTTGCCAAGATCCGGCCGGATCAGAGGGTGTTCTTCAGCCGCGACTGGCCGGGCCCCGACGACCGCCTGAAGGGCGCAGCGACCATCCTCACCAAGCTCGCGCGCCTTGCCGACGACGCCCGCAAGGCGGCGTGA
- a CDS encoding FAD assembly factor SdhE, translated as MTGMTRTSDGLDPRRRRILYRSWHRGTREMDLVLGPFVEAEVEGLDADELDVLEHLMDAPDQELYAWFTGAKATPEGYDTPLFKRICAFHAAGS; from the coding sequence ATGACGGGCATGACCCGAACGAGCGACGGGCTCGATCCGCGCCGGCGGCGCATCCTTTACCGCTCCTGGCATCGCGGCACCCGCGAGATGGACCTCGTGCTCGGCCCCTTCGTGGAGGCCGAGGTGGAAGGGCTCGATGCCGACGAGCTGGATGTGCTGGAGCACCTGATGGATGCCCCGGACCAGGAACTCTATGCCTGGTTCACGGGGGCCAAGGCGACGCCGGAAGGCTACGACACGCCGCTCTTCAAGCGCATCTGCGCGTTCCACGCTGCCGGATCCTGA